A window of the Microplitis mediator isolate UGA2020A chromosome 5, iyMicMedi2.1, whole genome shotgun sequence genome harbors these coding sequences:
- the LOC130667344 gene encoding uncharacterized protein LOC130667344 translates to MDCLGVNNLANDRISNDKAINHRGKSLQDFMDSNGFILINGRSMSDTPGQFTFGNANGNSTVDLVWVNIIGLHLIRDMWVESVITKSDHWPVTLELNLPFSNPSIEDQDLISAARSRLVWSPSQSSSFKMAMLHSPNVTGDFATSTSDRLYDNLCEGIELAASSCGLLKPLPHKRSQLTPNKPWFDSECLSSKKSLKKLLSLCKLNQQNKFLWLEYYALKNSHFQLLKSRKLTYDMLLLEKFKNIKSHSDFWGVVKTVNRPPSQPQHIPLSKWAEFLNSIYGDKQTPQAQYSGIFDEDLDAEITLEEVQKSLHKIKNGKSADSDGIPNEFLKVLPHNWLLYIVALFNKIYNSGETPADWSRVIIFMLHKKGDPLEPGNYRGIALVNCLTKVFTQILLDRIRAWATRHKLIPVEQAGFEPGRSCADNVFSLIALHQLQSRFKNSVSYILFIDFKRAFDSIPHAKLWDKLHNLKLSSKILNLLINFYSKIKVQVRGNKNSLSPPIVITEGVLRGEILSPILFSLYISDIVLFF, encoded by the coding sequence ATGGACTGCCTCGGAGTAAATAACTTGGCAAATGACAGAATCTCAAATGATAAAGCAATCAATCACCGGGGCAAATCGCTGCAAGATTTTATGGACTCAAATGGCTTTATTCTCATAAATGGTCGCTCCATGAGCGATACTCCGGGACAGTTCACGTTTGGCAACGCCAACGGAAACAGCACAGTTGACCTGGTGTGGGTAAACATCATAGGGCTTCACCTAATCAGAGACATGTGGGTTGAGAGTGTCATCACGAAATCTGACCACTGGCCAGTCACGCTAGAATTAAATTTACCCTTCTCCAATCCTTCGATAGAGGACCAGGACTTAATCTCTGCCGCTAGATCCAGACTCGTATGGTCACCGTCGCAGTCTTCAAGTTTTAAGATGGCAATGCTTCACTCTCCTAACGTCACCGGCGACTTTGCCACCTCAACTTCTGACCGTCTATATGATAACCTATGCGAAGGTATTGAGCTTGCAGCATCCAGTTGCGGCCTACTCAAACCACTCCCACATAAAAGAAGTCAACTCACCCCAAATAAGCCTTGGTTCGACTCAGAATGCCTGTCGTCAAAGAAATCACTTAAGAAGCTCCTGTCCCTCTGTAAGTTGAACCAACAAAACAAGTTTTTATGGCTTGAATACTACGCACTAAAAAATAGTCACTTCCAACTTTTAAAAAGTAGGAAATTAACATACGACATGCTACTCCTAGAAAAATTCAAGAACATCAAATCTCACTCCGATTTCTGGGGTGTTGTCAAAACAGTAAATAGACCGCCTTCACAACCTCAACACATACCGCTCTCCAAGTGGGCAGAGTTTCTTAACAGCATTTATGGAGACAAACAAACACCTCAAGCACAATACTCCGGCATATTCGATGAGGATCTTGACGCGGAAATTACACTTGAAGAAGTCCAAAAAAGTCTGCATAAAATTAAGAACGGAAAATCCGCTGACTCCGATGGCATACCAAACGAATTCCTGAAAGTCCTTCCACACAACTGGCTGCTCTATATCGTCGccttatttaataaaatttacaactcAGGTGAAACCCCTGCTGACTGGTCAAGAGTCATAATTTTCATGCTCCATAAAAAAGGAGACCCACTGGAACCTGGCAACTACCGTGGGATTGCACTAGTTAACTGCCTGACCAAAGTCTTTACCCAAATTCTTCTGGATCGTATCAGAGCTTGGGCTACCCGACACAAACTCATACCGGTAGAACAGGCGGGATTTGAGCCAGGGCGCAGCTGCGCTGACAACGTTTTTTCGCTCATCGCACTTCACCAGCTCCAATCCAGATTCAAGAACTCAGTATCCTACATCTTGTTCATTGATTTCAAGCGAGCTTTTGACTCAATCCCTCACGCCAAATTATGGGACAAGCTCCACAACCTGAAGTTAAgctctaaaattttgaatttactcATTAACTTCTACTCCAAGATCAAAGTACAAGTGAGAGGTAACAAAAATAGTCTCTCTCCTCCAATTGTTATTACCGAGGGGGTTCTCCGAGGAGAAATACTGAGCCCTATTCTCTTCAGCCTTTACATTTCTGATATTGTACTGTTCTTTTAA